One genomic region from Rosa rugosa chromosome 1, drRosRugo1.1, whole genome shotgun sequence encodes:
- the LOC133724438 gene encoding glutathione S-transferase T3-like yields the protein MDSQYSRQDSEHGNADEVCQVANKMPPRGPSFIVEEDKLLISAWLNTGMDSIQGNDQKLQTFWGKITEYYHQYKSFDNDRSQPMLTQRWGKIQKMVNKFSGCFAAINERHESGKTEQDKFLLSSDCRWKEDIEAQEKLWFNLDHAWILLRHQPKWIQLMQELDSKKSKQRSKSCITNISSSSTTGPLIDIEEDTNTCFPVSRPPGKKAEKRKLKETTDQLVQIQKLHQEKKERDEKKLEIMKEKVEVDQEKVEVDKEKLRVRKLEAENRKFEAEMRIMSMDTSTMNPEQRAYYSKFQMKILQGDI from the exons ATGGATTCTCAGTATTCACGGCAAGACTCAGAGCATGGAAATGCTGATGAGGTCTGTCAAGTGGCTAACAAAATGCCTCCAAGAGGTCCCAGCTTTATTGTAGAGGAGGATAAACTTCTTATAAGTGCTTGGTTGAATACTGGTATGGATTCAATACAAGGCAATGATCAAAAGCTGCAGACTTTTTGGGGGAAAATTACAGAGTACTATCATCAGTACAAGTCCTTTGACAATGATCGTTCACAACCGATGCTGACACAACGGTGGGGAAAAATACAAAAGATGGTGAACAAATTTTCAGGATGTTTTGCAGCTATAAATGAAAGGCATGAAAGTGGGAAGACTGAACAAGACAAG TTTTTACTCTCTTCAGACTGCAGATGGAAAGAAGATATTGAAGCACAAGAAAAGCTTTGGTTCAATCTTGATCATGCTTGGATTTTGTTGAGGCACCAACCAAAGTGGATACAATTAATGCAAGAGCTGGACAGCAAGAAAAGTAAGCAAAGATCTAAGTCTTGTATAACTAATATCTCATCATCTTCAACTACAGGCCCTCTCATAGATATTGAAGAAGACACGAACACTTGCTTTCCAGTGTCTAGACCACCGGGTAAGAAGGCTGAGAAAAGAAAGCTGAAAGAAACCACTGATCAATTGGTGCAAATACAAAAATTACatcaagagaaaaaagaaagagatgaaAAGAAACTAGAAATTATGAAGGAGAAAGTTGAAGTTGACCAGGAGAAAGTTGAAGTTGACAAGGAGAAACTGCGAGTTAGGAAACTTGAGGCTGAGAATAGAAAATTTGAGGCTGAGATGAGAATTATGTCTATGGATACATCTACTATGAATCCTGAGCAGAGGGCATATTATTCCAAATTTCAGATGAAAATTTTGCAAGGTGATATATGA